A region from the Ptychodera flava strain L36383 chromosome 12, AS_Pfla_20210202, whole genome shotgun sequence genome encodes:
- the LOC139145414 gene encoding nuclear cap-binding protein subunit 3-like, whose translation MHDGSCFTEKMADSLESKEEESRAVGSDDDSFDLDSLDSESSEDEKTDRIKTTRQREYNDERIDKSLSEITGENVRRYANKAGDFVTGFDVTSEEHKAKRELRAKRFGIQKNDDEEMMEVDLPNNTLESDVRPEALHIIGVDEMSTQDLFTYFQEFQPGSIEWLTDTSCNVVWLDPNTARRALLAMSKPEDRTEPEHEKPAEDMPNEEEDDFLNLEVNTEDKETGELERPPIKSKPSPVRFESEETGEVTTEKPATQQSATTLRIAIPHPKAKQLLLRYATKDDKKLPGAANRSKYYIKYGNPNFGGMRGLISRSMKRKIREGTVIPGKRKRDTGRSLVSYTDLDVFSDSAPPSVKKSKPQRESFEDEVKEEDERQDEEEEDEVDSEIEQMELELEQLTRPKETKKRRGMYADEVEEQIKSIRNQQGMQTNDLKVVLDARQRIESKLKQRLGPTSSADSDNDDEYYQNFTVIIDPRQQTQEEDGDSDNDSEDKMTPDLRTKLMNRQTSKRMLENMPLLSIQVSDD comes from the exons ATGCACGACGGTAgttgtttcactgaaaaaaTGGCGGATTCACTCGAAAGTAAGGAAGAAGAGTCTCGGGCAGTAGGCAGCGACGACGATTCGTTTGACCTGGATAGTTTGGACAGTGAAAGTTCAGAGGATGAGAAGACGGATAGGATAAAAACGACGAGGCAGCGAGAATACAATGATGAGAGGATCGACAAATCGTTATCCGAAATTACG GGGGAAAATGTAAGAAGATATGCAAATAAAGCTGGGGACTTCGTCACAGGATTTGACGTCACATCAGAG GAGCACAAAGCCAAAAGAGAGCTTCGTGCCAAGAGGTTTGGTATACAGAAGAATGACGATGAAGAGATGATGGAAGTCGACTTGCCCAACAATACAT TGGAGAGCGACGTCCGTCCAGAAGCCTTACACATCATTGGAGTGGACGAGATGAGTACACAAGATTTGTTTACCTACTTCCAAGAATTCCAACCAGGTTCCATTGAATGGCTGACCGATACCTCGT GTAATGTGGTATGGCTAGATCCAAACACTGCCAGGAGAGCATTGCTAGCAATGAGTAAACCTGAAGACAGAACTGAACCAGAACATGAAAAACCAGCTGAAGACATGCCAAATGAAG AAGAAGATGATTTTCTCAATTTAGAAGTGAACACTGAAGACAAGGAGACTGGAGAGTTGGAGAGGCCGCCAATAAAATCCAAGCCTTCCCCGGTCAGgtttgaaagtgaagaaacCGGTGAAGTGACGACAGAGAAACCAGCAACACAGCAAAGTGCCACGACGCTGAGAATAGCTATACCCCACCCAAAGGCAAAGCAACTTTTACTACGCTATGCAACCAAAG ATGACAAAAAATTACCAGGAGCTGCCAATAGAAGTAAATATTACATCAAATATGGAAATCCAAACTTTGGTGGAATGAGAGGTCTGATAAGCAGATCAAT GAAGAGGAAAATCAGGGAAGGCACAGTGATTCCAGGCAAACGGAAAAGAGACACAGGCCGATCATTAGTCAGCTACACTGACCTCGACGTGTTCAGTGACAGTGCGCCACCAAGTGTCAAGAAAAGTAAACCACAGAGGGAGAGCTTTGAAGATGAAGTAAAAGAGGAAGATGAGAGGCaggatgaggaggaggaggatgaAGTGGATTCGGAGATTGAGCAGATGGAACTGGAATTGGAACAGCTGACCAGGCCAAAAGAGACAAAGAAACGAAGGGGGATGTATGCTGATGAAGTTGAAGAACAAATCAAATCTATCAG GAACCAACAGGGGATGCAGACAAACGATCTCAAAGTTGTCCTGGATGCCAGACAGCGAATAGAGTCCAAACTGAAACAGAGACTTGGACCTACGTCCAGCGCTGACAGCGACAATGATGACGAAtattaccaaaattttactgtgaTCATTGATCCAAGGCAACAGACACAGGAAGAGGACGGTGACAGTGACAATGATTCGGAGGACAAAATGACACCTGATTTAAGGACCAAATTGATGAACAGGCAGACAAGCAAGAGAATGCTTGAAAATATGCCACTGCTTTCCATTCAGGTCTCTGACGACTGA